A segment of the uncultured Desulfobulbus sp. genome:
TCAAGTACAATGCGACCAGAAAACTGGTTCTCAAAGGAGTGGACGGTATCGTGTTCGTAGCCGATGCCCAGGAACAGATGCGGGAAAAAAACATTCGTTCGCTCAACCAGCTCCACGAAAATCTGCTGAGCTACAAGGAATCTATTTTCAAGATCCCCCTGGTTTTGCAGTACAATAAAGTCGACCTTCGCAATCAGGGCATTCCCATCCTGCCCACATCGGTTCTGGAAAAGGATTTAAACAGCAAACTCAAGGTGCCCTACTTCGAGGCGTCTGCCCTTACAGGATACAATGTCCCAGAAACATTAAAAAAAATCATTTCCTCGACCGTAATCTCCATCCAGAAAAAACTTATGTAGTGGCACCAATCCCCATGCCAACACACCTGAGTCGGTAGAATGAAAAAATCGCAGCGAGACACATATACCCTTACCGAAGACTTCGAAGACCTGACCCTCTTTGCCAATGAGTCCTTCGATACCCAGGATGTTGACCTCTTTGAGTTCACCAGTGAAGAGTCCTCGCCGTTGACACGGCTTAAATCGATTATCCTGTCCCTGGACTGGGAAATAAACGATGAGATCCTCCAGGAACTTGCCGATGAAATCGGCAACCTGCAACCGATGTGGCAGGGAGACAAGGTAGCTGAGGTATACCTTCAGGGGCTGGCCAAGATCGGCAATTATATCCGCACCAAGGGCGCCTATGCACACCCCAACTCCATTAAGCTCCTACTGACCTTTTTCTACAACTTCGAGAAGATTATTTCTTCGCCTGACATATCCGGAGACCAGATCACCCAGCTGCTCAAGGGAGATGTCCGAAAATTCAAGATCCTGCAATATCAGATCACCCGGAGCGAACAGGGCGAGGAGCTGCCTCAGGAAGATTTCTCCTTCATCCCTGTACCGACCGACCATGGCACCGTGTCGCCTCCCGAAGACGCCCCTCCCACACAGTTGCTCAAAGCTGCAATTCTCGGGCTTGATTGGGAAGTCACTGATGAAAGTCTTGTTCAGTTCAATGCCAACTTGGCCGCCTGCCATCAGCAGATGACCGAAAACAAACCGGCACTGGTTCTTCTCCAGGGACTGCAGGCCCTTGGCGACTACATCGCCGATGAGCGAGCCAACTCCCATCCGGACGCCTTCACCCTGCTGCACTCCTTTAACGAGGCCCTTGACAGGGTAACCACTCAATCGCCTCCGGATGAGAATGAGGTGCAGGAACTCCTGGTTGATCGAATCAATCGCCTCAACAACCTGAAGATGGTCATCGCCAACACGGAAGCCACCGCATCGGTTGATGAGGCCTTGATCGCAGGGGTTGTCGAGGAAATCAGCGGTCCGACAACCTATCACCAGCCCGAAAATTTCGAGGCAACAATCGAGGAAATTTCTTCCCCTGTATCTCCAGCCGTGGAGGAGCCAGCTGCTGAGTCTCATCCGCCAGAGGAGGATACCTTCTCCCTGGGCGATGAGATCGATTCCATTTTCGGCATGGAGGCCAAACCTGCCATGGAGACAGCGGATGAGCAGTATCCGGATGAAATCCTTCCTCCAGACGCCATTCACCCGGTGGACGATGAGTTGGCCGACGACCTGATCGGAGCGCAACTCAGTTCCAAGCGCGGATTTGCGCCGGCTCTCTCCGAAACCGAGGAAGATGCCGGATTCAACGTCGATGCAGCTGACATGGATCTCCCAGAACAAAACGATCTGGCAGAACAGCTTGACTTTCTCTTTGCCGATTCAGAGGATTCCGAACTGGTCCTGGAAGATACCTCGACTGGCAACGAGGGAATCTCTCTGCCCGAATTTTCTATGGACGAACCCATTGCCGCCCTGGCCGATGTAGAATTTTCCCTGGAAGAAACGGGTGAGAAGGGAGAAGAACCCGTCCTGACGCCTGTTCTGGAAGAAAGTGTGCTTGATATTGAAAGCAAGCTCGACAGCTTTTTCACCGATACAGACGAGCAACCCGTGGAAACGGTCAGCTCGGATGCAAAGGCTGAGGCGGCAGAAAACTCTCTCTTCTTTGAAGACGCAGCCAGCCCGACGGCCGCCCTTGCTGACAGCGACGAACAAGGTGGATTCTCCGAGGAAGAGGTGGTTGCCTCTCTCAACCACTCTCCCCTTGACGAGATCGAACAGAAGCTCGATTTCTTCTTCGGCGATGAACTCGGGGAAGCCGCCGAAGCGGAGGTCGCAGACAGGGAGGCCGACCAGGCACTATCCGGGCCTGCTCCAGCACTCAGTGGCTTTGCCACAGAAACCGAGGAGGAGTTACCAGTGGCCGCTCCTAACGGCGAGGAAGAGACAACAGAGCTTTCCGGTGCCCTGGATGCTTTTTTTGATGCCGATACCCAAAGTGCCGATACAGAGGTGGCGGTGGCTGTCGATGCAGAAGACACGCTCACCGAGGCCCTTGAGGCCACCTTTGACGGTGGACAACAGCCGGTCGTGGCAGCTGCAGGATTCCCGGCTTCCCTGTCCACCCTGGGTGCCCTGTTACCGGGAGCGGTTCGTGCCCTTGATCGCGAAAAACTCAGGGAAGCAGACTCGATGCTTGCCAGCCTGCAGCTGTCCAGCCCCTCCAATGAGCACAAAGCCCTGACGCAGCTGCTGCAATCGGTGGTGACCATGCTTTCCCGCCTGCCGGCCAAGAGCGAGGCCGAGACGGAAAAGCTGATCAATTATCTCTATGAGCAGCTATTGGCCGATACCCTTGCCCCCTCCGTGCTCATAACCGCTGTGGACAAGTTCAACCGGTGGATGCAGGCGGCCAGCGCACTCATGCCCCTGGTGCCGACGGTGGAACAGCAGGAGGACGAGGCCGTGCCGGGACCGCAGTTCAATTACACCGCCAAGGAACTGTATTTCGAGTTGGCGCAACTGCGACTGTACATGAATGAGGAATTTTCAAAAATCCGCCACCACCTCCAACATCACCATTAAAGGCGATCTTATCTTCTCCGTGAAATAAGGCGGGATCGGATTTTTCCGGTCCCGCCTTTTTATTTTCGTGGATCAAAGGCCTCTCGCAAGGCCTCGCCGATAAAGATGAGCAGCACCAGAGCGCCGACCAGAACGACGAAGGTGGAAAGGGAAAGCCACCAGGCCTCGATGTTGGCCTTACCCTGGGCAAGCAGCTCCCCCAAACTCGGGGTCGAAGGCGGTACGCCCAGGCCAAGGAAATCCAGGCTGGTGAGGGCCAGAATTGCCCCGGACATACGAAACGGCAAAAAGGTGATGACCGGCGTCATACTGTTGGGCAGCAGATGACGGTACATGATGGTAGCGTTGTTGACGCCCAAGGCTTTGGCGGCCTTGACATACTCCATGTTCCGTCCCTTGAGGAACTCGGCGCGAACGTAGTCCGAGAGTCCCATCCACCCGAACAGGGAAAGGAGAATCAACAGCAGCAGCATCGATGGCTTGAAGATCGAGGCAAAGATAATAAGCAGGTACAACTCGGGCATAGAGCCCCAGAGTTCAATAAACCGCTGAAAGAAGAGATCGGTCTTCCCGCCGAAGAAGCCCTGTACCGATCCGGCGATGATCCCCAACAGGGTGCCAATGGCGGTCAAAGCCGCGCCAAAGAGGATACTGAGGCGAAACCCATAGATGAGCCGGGCAAGGACATCTCGGCCCCGGTCATCGGTGCCGAGGAAATTTTCTCGGGAGGGAGGCGCCGGGACCGGTCGCTCAAGACTGAGGTTGATCGAATTGAAGCTATGCGGATTTGGGGGAAAAAAAACAAAATTGCCCTTCTTGTGCAACTGTTCAAGGATGAAGGGATCCCGGTAATCGGTCTCGGTTTCGAAAATTCCGCCGAAGGTGGTTTCCGGATACATGGTGAACAGGGGGAAATAGGATTTTCCCTCATACTGGATGAAGAGCGGCTTGTCGTTGCTGAGTATCTCGGCGAATAGGCTAAGCCCGAACAGGCAGAGAAAGAGAATGAGCGAATAGTAGCCCCGTCTATTTTTCTTGAACCGTATCCATCGGTTCCGGCCAAGACCGTTTCCTGTCTGACATGAGCGCGCCATTTACTTTCGTCCTTCAAAGCTGATCCGTGGATCAACCAGCACATAGGAAAGATCCGAGAGTAATCTGGAGACAAGACCGATCAGGGTGAAGAAATACAATGTGCCCAAGACCACCGGATAATCACGGTTCATGACCGACTCATAGGCGAGCAGGCCCATGCCATCGAGGGAAAAGATGGTTTCGATCAGCAGACTGCCGGTAAAGAAGGCGGTGATGAAACTCCCGGGAAACCCGGTGATAATGGGAATTATCGCATTGCGGAATACGTGCTTGTACAGCACCTGACGCTCCTCCAACCCCTTGGCCCGTGCCGTGATCACGTACTGTTTTCGAATCTCCTCGAGGAACGAATTTTTGGTCAACAGGGTCATGACCGCCAGACTCCCCACGGTCGATGCGATGATGGGCAGGACCATGTGCCACAGATAATCGAGGATCTTGGCCATGGGGCTCAACTGATGCCAATTGTCCGAGACCAGCCCACGAAGGGGAAAAATACTCCAAAAACTGCCGCCGCCAAAGAGTACGATGAGAACGATGCCAAGGACAAATCCGGGTATGGCATAGCCGATCAGGATGGCCGAACTGCTCACCACGTCAAAGGTCGAGCCGTCGCGGACCGCCTTGGCAATCCCCAGAGGTATGCAGACCGAATAGACAATGAGAAAACTCCACAGTCCAAGGGACATCGACACCGGCAGTTTTGAGATCACCAGCTGGGCCACACTCATGTGGTGGTAATAGGACTGACCGAAATCAAAGGTCAGATAGTTGCGCATCATATCGAGAAATCGCTGCACCGGCGGTTTGTCGAAACCATAGAGTTTTTTCAGCTGCTCGATCCGCTCCTGATCAAGCCCTTTGTTCCCCTGATACAGGCTTGTGGCGGCTGTCGTCTCCTGACCGGTCCCGAATCCGCTGAGCTGGGCCATCATTCGATCAACCGGGCCACCGGGCACAAATTGGGTGACAACAAAGGTGATCAGCATCACCCCGATCAGGGTGGGGATCATCAACAGAAGCCGTTTACAAATGTAGAGAGCCATAGTGCCCAGGGGAGATCACAGGGTTATCGTCGTGGAAGTACATCGGCGAACGGGGCAGGATGTTTCCACCATCACAGTAGTCTGCCTTCGGACTTTGCGGTGAACCTATATGGGGCATCATGTTAAATAATGGATGAGAGGTGCATACAGAGGGCATACCTTGCCACCGCACACGGTTCCCCCCCTCTTGCCCTTTGCCCAAGCCATCAGCGGATGCGGATGCCGCCGACAAAATCATTGTCCTCCTGTTCGCGGCGGGTTCGCCCTGCCCGATCAAAGCTCTTCCTGGGCATCGGCTCTTCCTCCTGGAAGGGTTCGGCCACTGTTGAAGGGCGATTGCTGATGGGGGGACGATTGAGGGGTGAGCGTGTTTCCTGCTCAAGGGCACTTGCTTCACGTTTCTGCGGGACAACCGGGTGTTGCGTTTGCGGAAATTCGACCTCTTCCTCCATTCGCGGACCGGTAGTCCTCCCCTTCTCTGCAACAGGTTTCTTGAGAAAGGCCAACAGACCGTCCTGGAGCAGAGAAACATCTACCAGTTCCCAGCATTCCTGTCCCATCAGGTTCAGGGTCTTTTCCATTTCCTCATCATCCACGTACCGATCCCCAAGCAGACCGTCTTTGGTAAATTCAAACAGGATTGTTCGATATTGCCAGACCATCTCATCCTCTCCTCAAAAAGGAAATAATTTTATCGTTATCGAGGCGTTTTACGAGAACGACAGCGTGCACTGCCACCCAATGCCTTTGCCCCTGATACGTACATCAAGGTTGTTCTTGTTGATAGACGGCGCGCACTTCCTCGGCAATAAGGCCGATCCCCCGCCGGACATCGTGTTCATCCTGGGAATAGGTGATACGCAGGCATTCCTGCTGGTGTTGCCAGCCTGGTTCCAGCCCGGGGAAAAAATAATCGCCGGAAACCACCACCACACCTCTGGCCTTCAGCCGCTCATATAAAACTCGGCTGGAAACCGGTAGACCTGGAAACCAAATCCAAAGAAACATCGCTCCTTCGGGGACATGCACCTTGAACGGAAAGCCGGTGAAAAAGTGATCAATAGCCTGCAACGCTGATTCCATCTTGTGGCGGTAATAGGGACGGACAACCTCGCTACAGAGGCGAATGATCTCGCCGGATTCGATGAGAGGGGTGGTCAGCATAGCGCCGAAACTGGCCGTAGCTAGATTGATCACCGCATTGGCCCCGGAAACATGGCGAACGATCTCTGTATCGGCAACGATGATGCCGGTGCGTGCCGCTGGCAGGCCGAATTTGGAAAGCGACATGCACAAAATCAGGTGGCGATCCCACATGGGCCTGGCTTCGGTGTACATCATCCCTGGAAATGGCACCCCATAAGCGTTGTCGATAATCAGCGGAATATCGTTTTTCTTGGCTAGCTGGGCCAGCTCACCGACCTCATCGTCGGTGAGTACGTTTCCGGTGGGATTGGTGGGACGTGACACGCAGATGGCACCGATCTCCGGACCGATGTCCACCTGTTCGAAATCGACATGATATTTAAAGAAGTGTTCTCCGATCTGTTCGATTTTGGGCCGCACCGAGGTAAAGAGTTCTTCCTCTATGCCGAGATCCGCATAACCGATATATTCCGGAGCCATCGGCAGCAGTATTTTGCGAAAGCCATCTTCAGAGGTTTTGCCGGCAAAGAGATTGAACAACAGAAAAAAAGCGTTCTGACTGCCATTGGTCAGGCAGATATTGTCTTCACTGACATCCCAGCCGTACTCCCGGCAAAACAGTTGGGCAAGAGCCCTGCGAAAGCCGCCGTCTCCACGGGGAGGATCATAGATACCGATCAGTTTACTCAACCGCCGCTCATCATTGATCAGCCTGGCCAGGCTGTCGCGCATCGCCTCCTGGATTTCGGGAATGTGGCCTGGGTTGCCACCTCCCATCATAATCAGCTTGCCGTCGGCCATGGCTGTACCGAGATCATCCATCAACGAAAGGATACCGGCACCTGTGGAGAATTTTTGACCAAAGGCCGAAAGTTTCATCAAACCCGCTCCTTGTACACTGATTCAGAGTCCCTCGCTGCGTGGTCGGCAGAAATGGACTACGTTCGTCTCTAAAACTGATAATTTTACCAGTTTCGGAGTAAAAAATCCAACCAGCAATTGCTGAAACCGTGCAATGATTGTTTTGCCTCCGGGAGCTGGCAACAACGCATGAGATCACAGCCACCTCGAGGGTGCATTACCGTGATGTTTTGTTGTCGGGAGGATCTTTCTTTTATGAAACCGCGTCATTTGGCGGGGCGTACCTGAAAAAACTGACAGGGCGAACCGGATGTGGTCAACACGACCTGAGAGGGAAAGAGGGCACTTTTAAACCCATAGGCGCGGCAGCCACGGGGGCGGGCAGGTTCGTAGGTGATAAAAAAATGTCTGCAGAGCATACAGTTGGGAGCCTGCCCCGATGTCTTTCGTTCCATGGTCAATGCGCAATCAGTCGACAGCGTTCAATGGTGTTTTTGTCGTTCTCAAAAGCCCCTCGAGAACAACGTTTCGGGGCTTCGTGATAGACTGATTTCACTGTCCGTGATTTTCAATATTTTTGACTTTTTACGATGCCACTTTTTTGGGATAATCAAAAAAAAGCAAGGTACCGCTCTCCGCACAGATTTCTTTCCAGGTTTGCCCAGCAAATTCAAGCCCAACAATACCGCAGGTCGGAATGTTGTCGATCTGCAAACCTGAGAGAAAATTGACCAGCGCAGTACACTCCGGATTATGCCCCACCATCATCAATGTCTTGATTCGGGAGTCCACATTGTGGATCAGGGTCAGCAACTGTGCCACACTGGCTTCATATTGCTGTGCATCGAAGACAATCTGCTCATAGGGGTATGCAAGCTGTTGGCTATATTGACGAGCGGTTTCCCGGGCGCGTTCGGCGGGGCTGGAACAGATCAAATCCGGTTTGATTCCCTGAGCCGCCAGTCGTTTTCCCATGAGCGGCGCATCCCGTATGCCCCGCTTGTTCAATGGCCGATCAAAATCGCGCAGCTCAGGATCGCTCCAACTCGATTTTGCATGCCTGCAGATGATCAGTCGTTTCATGAACCAGTCTGCCCCCCACAGAGTTCCTGCCAGAGTGTTTCATAGGATTTTGCGGCCATGGAGTGGGGGTGAGCCGCGGTTACCGGTTGGCGATACACGCCCATGCGTTCAATGTCGGTGGAATACGGAATGCTGGTCGTCAAAACGCCCTGTTGCCCCTCCATGGACTGCATCACCTCCGTATGCAGTTTTTTGCGTTTTTCCACCATGGAAAAAAAGATCCGGACCTTTTCGCGCCCCTGACCGATCTCGTCGAGAAAGGCGAAGAGCTGTTCCAAAGAGAGGATGGAGAGGGTTGTGGGGATGACGGGAACCAGAATCAGATCGGCTGCATAAAAGATATTTTCCGAAAGCAGGGTGAGATTTGGAGGGCAGTCGAGCACAATCTGCTCGTACTCATCCTGTAAGGGCTGCAGTACCTTTTTCAACCGTTGTTGCGATTTTTTGCACTCATCCAGGGCGATATCGATATTGCGGTAGGAAAAGTCGGCGGGAAGCATATCCAACCCCGGGAAGTCGGTCCCGCGAATATTCTGATCGATATGTTTGCCGCCCTTGAGCAACTTTTTGGTCCCAAATTTATCAGGCGAACGAATGCGAAAATAGTAGGAGGCCGATCCCTGGGGATCCATATCAAGCAGCAGGGTTTTTCGTTCAATCGAGGCCAGGTAGGCCAGATTGACCGAGGTGGCCGTTTTCCCGACCCCGCCTTTGATATTGTACACCGCAAGTATGCTCATATCGACTCCTGCTTTTTCTTGAAAAGTTGCTGACAGAGGTCCGTGGTCTCCGCATCTGAAAACTGGGCAAAGGCCTCCTTGAAATGACTGCGCAGTTCCCGTTGCTCCTGATACAGGTTTTGCATCAGTCCCCCTAGGGCGGCGGCAACGGCGATCTGGTCTTTGACCGGGTTTTTCTCTTCTAAGGTTTGCAGGGTCTGGCGCAGCATGGCCTGCTGGACGGAGAGGTCGTTGAACACCCCTAGGATATCCTGCAGTTTCTTTAAGTGCCGGACCACGATCTGCAGTTCCTCTTTCGGATACAGGCTGCTGAAAAACTCCATGGAATACCGAAGTTTTTTGCACTGAATGCGCAACTGGTGCACCTCTTCATCCGGTGTGGTCGTGTCCAGGGAGCCCCCCGAACGAAGCACTTTTTTGTGATGGCGACGGATAATCGGATCGGCCACCTCCTTCACTCCCACATGGGCCAGGGGCGCAGGGTGCAACTCGGCCTGTTCGAGGCACAACTGCCACTCCTCAAAAAGGGCAGTGATTTTCTTGGCGGACAGCCGCCGGGCCAGTTTCTTCTGCTCGCGCTGTCGCTGCCTGGCAAGGTCGTCAAAAAACAGCGCCAAACCGGGTTGCAGTTGGGGCGCCAAGCGTTCAAGGTAGGTGTTCCGATCTTTGAGATAGACATCCAGGTCCCGGGTCGGGCCGGTGGTGCTGCCCAGTTCGGCAAATTCCTTCTTAAAACGGGCCACCACCGTTGCCGGCAGAACCTGTTTGATCAGGCTGAGCCCGGAACGGGTGCGACGTACGGCGACACGAAGGTCATGCAAAAACTCGATATCCCAATCCGCAACAACTCCCCCGATATTTCTTCGCATGCTGGTGAGCAGGTCAAGATAGATCTCGCCCATGGCCTGGCGGGCGGTACTCTCCGGGTTGAGGGTTAGGTTGAATTTTGAGCTGTAATCAAGGGGAACACGACCGCCGGTGCGGCAGGCCTCCTCAAAGCCGATGAGCGAGGAGACCTCTTCCTTGACACCGTGGCGACTGAGGATGTCCCTGGCTCGGGCGAGTTCCTCATCATAGCCGCGAACGGCAAACAGGCGGGCCAAACGATAACTAAAATCCTGACCGGCAGGGTGTTGCCGCTCGACGATCAACCGGACCACGGTTTTTTCGTCCTGGTTGAGCAGACGATACTGACGACCGCTTAGATGTACGGCAGCCAAGGGCAACAGACACCGGATACCGAGGAGAGGTTCGAGGGCATCACGCAGGGGGCCGGGAGGGAAATCGGCGGCAAAACAGGGAGGGGTGAGTTGAGGTCCTCCCTGTTGCAGGGTCACTTCGCAGCTGTCGCCATGGTACAGGGTCCATGAGGAGCCGTGGTTGTGGAGGATATAATCCTGGCGAAAGAGTCGCCAGTCAAAAGTATCGGCATAATCGACCTTGGCGCTGTATTCCGGCAAAGATTCCACGGTGAAGACTGCTTCCAAGGCAGTCAGCAGCTGTGGGGTTTCAAGGTCCTCAGGAATGCGCCATGTCGCCGTGCCGTAGGGGTTCATATCATCTGCCCTAACTTCGGTAATCCGCATTGATCTTGACGTAATCATAGGAAAAGTCACAGGTGTAGACCTCTCCGCTACCGGTTCCCGCTCCGAGATCGACCGTTACGGTGAACTCACGCTGTTTCAGGACCTTGGTCGCAGCCTCCTCGACATCACCGCCGACAAACAAACCTTTTTTGACCAGCTGCACCTTGTCAAAGCTGATGGCGACATTTTCCTGGTGAAAGTTGCACTCCGAACGGCCGAGGGCGGCGATGATCCGTCCCCAGTTGGCGTCTTCACCGAAAAAGGCGGTCTTCACCAGGGCTGAATTGGCAATGGTCCGTGCCGCCTGTACAGCCTGCTGTTCATTCTCTGCACCATTGACGCGGATGGTGACCAGCTTGGTGGCTCCCTCCCCGTCGGCAACGATTTTCAGGGCCAGCTCGCGGCAAACCTGTTCCAGGGCGGCGGAAAAGTCTGCTGCGGCCTGGGAGAACGCATCGTTGACCTGGGGATTGTCAGCGGCACCGTTGGCCATCACCAGCACCATATCGTTGGTCGAGGTGTCGCCGTCCACGGTGATACGGTTGAAACTGCGCTCCACCGCGGACTTGAGCGCCTGCTCAAGCAAGGCCAGGTCGATGTCGGCATCGGTGACGATAAAACAAAGCATGGTCGCCATGTTGGGCATGATCATGCCGGAGCCCTTGGCCACGCCGAAAAGTGACACCTCCACGCCGTTGAGCATGACCTTGACTTGGGATGTCTTGGCGACCAGGTCGGTGGTCATGATGGCACGGGAGAGATCGTCAAACCCGTCTGGAGAGAGTTTGCCCACCAGCCCTGGCATGGCACGGGAAAATGGCGTCTGGTCGAGCTGCTGCCCAATGACGCCGGTGGAGGCCACCTGCACGAGTTCGGCATCGATCCCCAGTTCCCTGGCCGCCATCTCGCTGGTCGCCAGGGCCAGATCAAGTCCTTCACGCCCGGTACAGGCATTGGCGTTACCGGAGTTGACCAGGACAGCCTGGGCCCTGCCGGTCGCCAGCCGTTCCATGTCGAGCAGCAATGGCGCGGCCTTGACCTTGTTGGTGGTGAACACCCCGGCTGTGACCGCAGGGGTGGTTGAAAAAATCATACCCAGGTCAAGTCGCCCCGAATAACGTATCCCAGCCTCGACGGCAGCGGCCAAAAATCCTTTTACCTGCATGGAACATCCTGTTTCACTTAAAGTTATAGAAAATACAATGACCTTTACTCTACCAGATAGCAGTTAAATTTAAAGGGGGAACCGCTGGGCAGACTGATTTTCCTTGACCGCAACCCGGTTTACGGGCACTTTAGGCACTCTTTGGCACCAAGAGAACAACCTGTGCAGCATCCTGTGTCGTTCCCGGGAATTTGCCTCCCGGCACGGTGCCCAGCCCGTTGAGACTCTGCCATGATTTATGGAATGCCGATAGCCGAGCCGCTTCACATTCACCCCATGGTCTGCACTGCATGAATGGTTTTACCTGGGGCCTGACCTCCGCGGTCTTTCTTCTTGACCTGGCTATCCGTATCGGGCTTTCCCTGCGGGTCATTATGCGCAAGCGTGCACCCAGTGTCTCCATCGCCTGGTTGGTGATCGTCCTCCTTTTTCCCTTTGCCGGTGCCATCACCTATCTTCTGCTCGGTGAAACCCGCCTTGGCGAGCGACGAGCCGCACGTCTGGTCAAAGGCCGCCCCATGATACGGCAGTGGTCCACCACCCTGCAGCAGCATCCTCCAATCGATTGGACAAAGGTGAATCCGGAATGTCTGCCCCTGGATCGGCTGATCCTGGCCAAGACCGGTATTCCCACCATCGCCGCAAACCAGCTGGAGCTGATCGAGTGCGCGAAGGATTTTTTTGCCCGCCTGCTCGCCGACATACGAAGGGCAAAACACAGCATCTTCCTTGAGTTCTATATCCTCAACAAAGGCGGAAAGGTCGACCAACTGATCAGCGAGCTTTTTGAGGCAAGAAAACGGGGGGTCTGCTGCCGCTTGCTCCTTGACAGTATCGGGGCAAAACCCTTTCTCCGCAGCCAGGTGGCGGCATCGCTTCGCCATGCAGGGGTGGAAATTGTCGAAGCGCTTCCCGCCGGACTGATCCGCGCCCTCTTTGTCCGCATCGATTTACGCAACCATCGCAAAATCGCCCTCATTGACGGAAAAATTGCCTATACCGGCAGCCAGAACCTGGTGGATCCGCGTTTTTTCAAACAGAAAACCGGCGTGGGCGAATGGATCGATGTCATGGTCCGCATCACCGGGCCGGTCACCGAACTGCTCCAGGCGACCTTTCTGTTCGATTGGCATCTCGAACAAGGCGAGGACGCCCCCGGGGATCCCATGG
Coding sequences within it:
- a CDS encoding GTPase domain-containing protein, with amino-acid sequence MSFINLREKIVQVKIVYYGPGRGGKTTNLEYINRKFSKQIQSEMVSLKTHGDRTLFFDFLPFNMGQIKGYELKIQLYTVPGQVKYNATRKLVLKGVDGIVFVADAQEQMREKNIRSLNQLHENLLSYKESIFKIPLVLQYNKVDLRNQGIPILPTSVLEKDLNSKLKVPYFEASALTGYNVPETLKKIISSTVISIQKKLM
- a CDS encoding ABC transporter permease; protein product: MARSCQTGNGLGRNRWIRFKKNRRGYYSLILFLCLFGLSLFAEILSNDKPLFIQYEGKSYFPLFTMYPETTFGGIFETETDYRDPFILEQLHKKGNFVFFPPNPHSFNSINLSLERPVPAPPSRENFLGTDDRGRDVLARLIYGFRLSILFGAALTAIGTLLGIIAGSVQGFFGGKTDLFFQRFIELWGSMPELYLLIIFASIFKPSMLLLLILLSLFGWMGLSDYVRAEFLKGRNMEYVKAAKALGVNNATIMYRHLLPNSMTPVITFLPFRMSGAILALTSLDFLGLGVPPSTPSLGELLAQGKANIEAWWLSLSTFVVLVGALVLLIFIGEALREAFDPRK
- the yejB gene encoding microcin C ABC transporter permease YejB; translated protein: MALYICKRLLLMIPTLIGVMLITFVVTQFVPGGPVDRMMAQLSGFGTGQETTAATSLYQGNKGLDQERIEQLKKLYGFDKPPVQRFLDMMRNYLTFDFGQSYYHHMSVAQLVISKLPVSMSLGLWSFLIVYSVCIPLGIAKAVRDGSTFDVVSSSAILIGYAIPGFVLGIVLIVLFGGGSFWSIFPLRGLVSDNWHQLSPMAKILDYLWHMVLPIIASTVGSLAVMTLLTKNSFLEEIRKQYVITARAKGLEERQVLYKHVFRNAIIPIITGFPGSFITAFFTGSLLIETIFSLDGMGLLAYESVMNRDYPVVLGTLYFFTLIGLVSRLLSDLSYVLVDPRISFEGRK
- a CDS encoding DUF4177 domain-containing protein — its product is MVWQYRTILFEFTKDGLLGDRYVDDEEMEKTLNLMGQECWELVDVSLLQDGLLAFLKKPVAEKGRTTGPRMEEEVEFPQTQHPVVPQKREASALEQETRSPLNRPPISNRPSTVAEPFQEEEPMPRKSFDRAGRTRREQEDNDFVGGIRIR
- a CDS encoding valine--pyruvate transaminase, translating into MKLSAFGQKFSTGAGILSLMDDLGTAMADGKLIMMGGGNPGHIPEIQEAMRDSLARLINDERRLSKLIGIYDPPRGDGGFRRALAQLFCREYGWDVSEDNICLTNGSQNAFFLLFNLFAGKTSEDGFRKILLPMAPEYIGYADLGIEEELFTSVRPKIEQIGEHFFKYHVDFEQVDIGPEIGAICVSRPTNPTGNVLTDDEVGELAQLAKKNDIPLIIDNAYGVPFPGMMYTEARPMWDRHLILCMSLSKFGLPAARTGIIVADTEIVRHVSGANAVINLATASFGAMLTTPLIESGEIIRLCSEVVRPYYRHKMESALQAIDHFFTGFPFKVHVPEGAMFLWIWFPGLPVSSRVLYERLKARGVVVVSGDYFFPGLEPGWQHQQECLRITYSQDEHDVRRGIGLIAEEVRAVYQQEQP
- a CDS encoding histidine phosphatase family protein, which encodes MKRLIICRHAKSSWSDPELRDFDRPLNKRGIRDAPLMGKRLAAQGIKPDLICSSPAERARETARQYSQQLAYPYEQIVFDAQQYEASVAQLLTLIHNVDSRIKTLMMVGHNPECTALVNFLSGLQIDNIPTCGIVGLEFAGQTWKEICAESGTLLFFDYPKKVAS
- a CDS encoding ParA family protein produces the protein MSILAVYNIKGGVGKTATSVNLAYLASIERKTLLLDMDPQGSASYYFRIRSPDKFGTKKLLKGGKHIDQNIRGTDFPGLDMLPADFSYRNIDIALDECKKSQQRLKKVLQPLQDEYEQIVLDCPPNLTLLSENIFYAADLILVPVIPTTLSILSLEQLFAFLDEIGQGREKVRIFFSMVEKRKKLHTEVMQSMEGQQGVLTTSIPYSTDIERMGVYRQPVTAAHPHSMAAKSYETLWQELCGGQTGS
- a CDS encoding CHAD domain-containing protein; this encodes MNPYGTATWRIPEDLETPQLLTALEAVFTVESLPEYSAKVDYADTFDWRLFRQDYILHNHGSSWTLYHGDSCEVTLQQGGPQLTPPCFAADFPPGPLRDALEPLLGIRCLLPLAAVHLSGRQYRLLNQDEKTVVRLIVERQHPAGQDFSYRLARLFAVRGYDEELARARDILSRHGVKEEVSSLIGFEEACRTGGRVPLDYSSKFNLTLNPESTARQAMGEIYLDLLTSMRRNIGGVVADWDIEFLHDLRVAVRRTRSGLSLIKQVLPATVVARFKKEFAELGSTTGPTRDLDVYLKDRNTYLERLAPQLQPGLALFFDDLARQRQREQKKLARRLSAKKITALFEEWQLCLEQAELHPAPLAHVGVKEVADPIIRRHHKKVLRSGGSLDTTTPDEEVHQLRIQCKKLRYSMEFFSSLYPKEELQIVVRHLKKLQDILGVFNDLSVQQAMLRQTLQTLEEKNPVKDQIAVAAALGGLMQNLYQEQRELRSHFKEAFAQFSDAETTDLCQQLFKKKQESI